From a region of the Methanolobus tindarius DSM 2278 genome:
- a CDS encoding potassium channel family protein — translation MENYMENPGHKDHIVVLGSGDVGRRVVETLTYANIKFVVVDSQAHTFENADYDYVVGNATEEEILIQAGVPQASTIIVTLNDDTHVMFATLISRGLNPDSTIIARANSYKSIDKIYKAGANYVAALPIVAGQMLAKMTSRCIDVSCKKMDEDIMLYEGVDIEKHTITNSDDLANKTVADISLRHKVGCTILGIERDGKIITDILPSTKMLKGDIIAVVGGREEISRFKDKYVKKP, via the coding sequence ATGGAAAATTATATGGAAAATCCAGGACATAAAGATCATATTGTAGTTCTCGGATCCGGAGATGTTGGCAGAAGGGTTGTTGAAACACTAACTTATGCAAACATCAAATTCGTAGTTGTTGATTCACAGGCGCATACTTTTGAGAATGCTGACTATGATTATGTTGTGGGAAATGCAACTGAGGAAGAAATCCTGATTCAAGCTGGTGTTCCACAGGCATCTACAATCATAGTTACCCTGAATGATGACACACATGTGATGTTTGCAACACTGATATCAAGAGGACTTAATCCCGATTCAACAATAATTGCCAGGGCAAATTCATATAAGTCCATAGACAAGATTTACAAGGCAGGTGCAAATTATGTTGCTGCGCTGCCTATTGTTGCCGGACAGATGCTTGCAAAAATGACTTCAAGATGTATTGATGTCTCATGTAAAAAAATGGATGAGGATATCATGCTTTATGAAGGTGTGGATATTGAAAAACACACGATTACCAATTCAGATGATCTTGCAAACAAGACAGTGGCTGATATAAGTCTCAGGCATAAAGTTGGTTGTACTATTTTAGGAATCGAAAGAGACGGAAAGATTATAACAGATATACTTCCATCAACGAAGATGCTGAAAGGTGATATCATTGCAGTAGTAGGCGGGAGAGAAGAAATATCCCGTTTCAAGGATAAATATGTGAAGAAACCGTGA